The Polyangium mundeleinium genome contains the following window.
GAGGCCCTTCGCGGCTTCGAGCAGCGCGACGGCTTGCTGGGGCGCGCCGCGATCGAGCGCGTCGCATGCGTCGTCGAGCTTTCGCCGCGCCTCGTCCCGCTTCTTTTGCTCCTCGACGGCGCGAAGGATCCTCCGGGCGACCTCGCTCTCCGGGTGATGCGCGAGGATCTCGCGGGCGCGTTCTTCTGCGCCGTGGAGATCCCCCTCCGCGAAGAGCCGTGACGCTTCCGCTTCCGCGGGGCCTCGCGTCGTGGCGCGCGCCTTCGCGAGCGCGTCTGCGAGGCCCACGAGCTCCGGATGGGTCACGTCGAGGGCTCGCGCCCGCGTGATGTCGTCGGCGGCAGAGGCGAGGTCTCCCGTTGTGAGCGCGCTTCTCGCGAGTGCCACGAAGACCTCGGCGACGCGCGCCGGGGGGGCCTTTGCGTTCGCGGCAGGGAGCAGGCGAAGCGCACGCGCGCGCTCGTCGAGCCTCGCGGCGGCGAGCGCGAGGAGGAGACGCACGTGGACATCCGTGAGCGTCTCCGCGGGGAGCGTGGCCTCCAGGGCGAGCGCCTCTGCGTCGATGCCGAGCGTGGCCACGAGGAGCGAGAGGAGCGCGATCGCGGCTTGCGTGTCGCCGCCGCTTTGGGCGAGCGCTTCTTCGAGGTGTGTCCGGGCGAGCTCGTAGTCGTACTCTGCGAGCGCCTCCTCGGCCGCACGGAGGAGGTCCGGGAGGGCGCCGCTCGGGCGGCTGCCTTCGCTTGGTCGCGGCGTGGTCTTCCGTGGTGCTTCGGGGGCCAGGGGCGCGGGGGAGGCTGCCGTATCGACCACGTGCTGGACGAAGGACCTCGCGTCGTCGTCGAGCTCCGCGATGACGGCGTGGCAGGCGTCGAGGCCCGAGGGGCGATGGTGGAGGAGGACGACGCCGGGCTGGCCGGGCTCGGGGCGGATCTCGATCGCCTCGCGGAAGCGCGTGACGAGCATGCTCTGGAGGCGGTTCTTCAGGGCGTAACGCCGCGCCGTCTCGCGCCGATCGAGCCCGCGGTCGGTGGGGTTCACTTCGCGGATGAGCGTGACGAGATCCCGCGCCTCTGGACGTGAGCGACCTGTGAGGACGTCCTCCGGGTCGAGCGAGCTGTGTCGGGTCTTCTTGTCTTTGGCCATACGCGGGGGAGGCCTGGCGGCGTGCGGTTGGGCGATCGGAAGGCTGTACGGGGTGTGGTGTCAAGGGGCGGGGGCTCACCTCGCCCGTGGAACGAGCCCTCCCGCGCGAAAAACGCTCCCCCGAGCGCGGAAGACGCGCCGGAAGCGAGGGCAGGCGCGCGGGAAGGTCACGCCGCTTCGCGGGAAGAAAAAGCGGACGTGTCGGAAGAAAGCGCGCGTGGTCCACGAGCGGATCCCTTTTCCGCAGGAGCGAATCGCACTTCCGTGGGAGCGAATCGCACTTCCGCAGGAGCGAACCGCACTTCCGTGGGAGCGAATCGCACTTCCGTAGGAAGGAAGGCGTGTGTTGTAGCTTTCTTTACCTCAGGATGCGGGAAGCGATGTCGCGCGTGTTGGAACGAACGGCACGTCGGTGGGAACGACCCGCTTCGGCGGGTGCTCCCCGACGCGATGCGCCTTTGCATCGACCGCATTGCGGTCGATGCACCCGCGGTCCAGGGCTGGCCCTGGTCCCGGGTCCAGGGGTGGACAACCCCTGGTCGGGCCCGGGGTGAAACCCCGGCGCTACGCTGCGGCGGGGCACCGCCTCAGCCGAGCAGCCGCTCCGCGATCTGCACCGCGTTCAGCGCCGCGCCCTTCCGCAGATTGTCCGCGACGATCCACAGATTCAGCGCCCCCGGCACCGCGAGGTCGTCGCGCACGCGGCCAACGAACACGTCGTCCGTGCCGGTCGCCGCGCGCGGCTGCGGGTGCTTGCCCGGCGCGTAGGGCTCGTCGAAGAGGCGGACGCCCGGGGCGCCGCGGAGCAATTCGCGCGCCTCGGCCGCCGTCATCGGGCGGTGGAACTGCGCGTGCACGGCCTCGCTGTGGCTCGTGACGACCGGCACGCGCACCGTCGTCGGCGTCACGCCGATCTCCGCGTCGCCCAGGATCTTGCGCGTCTCGTGCACCATTTTGAGCTCCTCCTCGGACCAGTCGGGCAGGCTCCCCGGCTTCCAGTCCATGAGGAGGTTGCCCGCGAGCGAGCCGGGGAAGACGCTCGCCGTGGGCTCGGCGCCGGCCGCGAGCTCGCGCGTTTGCGTGATGAGCTCGTCCATCGCCGCGTGGCCCTTGCCGCTCGCGGCCTGGTACGTGGAGACGACGACGTGCTTGAGCCTCGCCGCGGCGTGGAGCGGCCCGAGCGCGACGACCATCTGGATCGTGCTGCAGTTCGGGTTCGCGATGATGCCCTTCGGGCGGTTCTTCGCGGCGTCCAT
Protein-coding sequences here:
- a CDS encoding aspartate-semialdehyde dehydrogenase — encoded protein: MSCVVAVVGATGVVGREMLRTLELRRFPATEVRVLASARSAGSRVPFQGGELEIQVARAEAFDGVDIALFSAGAAASRELAPLAAARGAVVIDNSSAWRADPDCPLVVPEVNMDAAKNRPKGIIANPNCSTIQMVVALGPLHAAARLKHVVVSTYQAASGKGHAAMDELITQTRELAAGAEPTASVFPGSLAGNLLMDWKPGSLPDWSEEELKMVHETRKILGDAEIGVTPTTVRVPVVTSHSEAVHAQFHRPMTAAEARELLRGAPGVRLFDEPYAPGKHPQPRAATGTDDVFVGRVRDDLAVPGALNLWIVADNLRKGAALNAVQIAERLLG